In Numenius arquata chromosome 3, bNumArq3.hap1.1, whole genome shotgun sequence, one genomic interval encodes:
- the RALB gene encoding ras-related protein Ral-B produces the protein MAASKSKNQSSLALHKVIMVGSGGVGKSALTLQFMYDEFVEDYEPTKADSYRKKVVLDGEEVQIDILDTAGQEDYAAIRDNYFRSGEGFLLVFSITEHESFTATAEFREQILRVKAEEDKIPLLVVGNKSDLEERRQVPVEEARSKAEEWGVQYVETSAKTRANVDKVFFDLMREIRAKKMSENKDKNGKKSGKNKKSFKERCCLL, from the exons ATGGCTGCCAGCAAGAGCAAGAACCAGAGTTCCTTGGCCCTCCATAAAGTAATTATGGTTGGCAGTGGAGGTGTGGGCAAATCTGCACTCACTCTTCAGTTTATGTATGATGAG TTTGTAGAAGACTATGAACCTACCAAGGCTGACAGCTACAGAAAGAAAGTGGTTCTGGATGGTGAAGAAGTTCAGATAGACATTCTGGACACGGCAGGACAGGAGGATTATGCAGCTATCAGAGACAACTATTTCCGCAGTGGGGAAGGGTTTCTTCTAGTCTTCTCAATAACAGAGCATGAATCCTTTACAGCAACAGCAGAGTTTCG GGAACAGATCCTGCGTGTGAAGGCTGAAGAGGATAAAATCCCTTTACTGGTAGTGGGAAACAAATCTGACTTGGAAGAGCGCAGACAAGTGCCTGTAGAAGAGGCAAGAAGTAAGGCAGAAGAGTGGGGTGTGCAGTATGTAGAAACTTCTGCCAAAACTAGAGCGAATGTAGATAAG GTATTCTTTGATTTAATGAGAGAAATCAGAGCAAAGAAAATGtcagaaaacaaagacaagaatggcaagaaaagtggaaagaacaagaaaagctttaaagaacGATGTTGCTTACTGTGA